GAAGAGCTCTTGCGTTTCATGGAGGATATCGAAAATCAAGAGAGAGTTCTCATTATTTTGGATGGCTTGGACGAGCTGTCGGAAAAATCGACGCCCTTACGTGGATGATCTTCTCCACAGAAAAAGATGGGCTTGCTGTTATGTGTTGGTCACTACGCGACAAGGGAAAGGAATTGAAGTCCGAAAACAGCCggagtttgtttttaatttatttctacAAATTGAAGGATTCACTGAAGAGGACTCGTTTGAGTACATCAGGAGGCATTTCAAGAATGCTGGCCCAGAGCACTTGTCCAAGGGGGAAAAGCTCATaaaagaaaccaaagaaaacGCACTCCTGCAAGACCTACAGACAAATCCATTAAATTTGCTTCTTCTTTGCGTTGTTTATGAAGATCATGAGAGAGAGCTGCCATCATTCCGTACTGATCTCTACcatgtcattgttttgtgtCTTTTGAGAAGATATTGCGCGAAACACAATGTGAAGGCTAGGAGAAAGGACAGGGACTTGGAGACACAATTTGAAAGGGACATCCGTTGTCTTGGAGAGCTGGCATGGAGTTGCCTGCTGAATGATcgccacagtttctttgaagAGGAGTTAGAAGAATTGGAACGTAGTAATGAGAAATTGGTAGTCCGTGAACTGGGCTTTGTTTATAAGGAAGAAAGTTTGAAGCGCTTGAAGCCACAACACGAGTACTGCTTTCTACACAAGTCGTTTGAAGAGTATCTGGCTGCGTCATACATTGCGCATGAGTTACGTAGAAACAGGTTTCATATATTTGagcatttaaattttaatgctGTGGTAAAGAAATTTCCTCTGGTGTTTGTATTTGTTTGTGGAATTCTGCATGAGGAGGCAAGTATTCTCTTTGCACAGATTGGTGAGAAGCTAAAGACACAGCTGAAAAGTGACTCGTACTGGCTCACATGCAGTGAGGCAGCAGCAAATTTCTTCATTGAGAGTTGGAATGAAAGTGGAAACGCTGAAGGAATGGCAAATACTCTTTGTTCGTTCATGCCTTTTCCACGGGTCGTACACTTATCTTGCCAtcacgattttgaaaatgaggaCTGGAACCTGCTCAGAGTTTTATTGTTCTGCGGAAGATTTTCCAAGGTGGAGGTACCTGATGAAATTTACCTCAAAGTTTCTTCGAATGTTTCTCTGGTCGTGAGTCCATTAAGAACAGAGACATGGGATCTCCAAATTTAAAAGCTCTACATTTTTCCGATTGTGATATGGATGTTGAATTGGCACTTGAGCTTTTCCAGAGTCTTCCCGATTTCGCTTCTTTAACGGAATGGGCGCTTCCAGATGTACCTGAAATGACTGATTGGGGGA
This portion of the Acropora palmata chromosome 13, jaAcrPala1.3, whole genome shotgun sequence genome encodes:
- the LOC141864564 gene encoding uncharacterized protein LOC141864564 is translated as MPGKSSCVSWRISKIKREFSLFWMAWTSCRKNRRPYVDDLLHRKRWACCYVLVTTRQGKGIEVRKQPEFVFNLFLQIEGFTEEDSFEYIRRHFKNAGPEHLSKGEKLIKETKENALLQDLQTNPLNLLLLCVVYEDHERELPSFRTDLYHVIVLCLLRRYCAKHNVKARRKDRDLETQFERDIRCLGELAWSCLLNDRHSFFEEELEELERSNEKLVVRELGFVYKEESLKRLKPQHEYCFLHKSFEEYLAASYIAHELRRNRFHIFEHLNFNAVVKKFPLVFVFVCGILHEEASILFAQIGEKLKTQLKSDSYWLTCSEAAANFFIESWNESGNAEGMANTLCSFMPFPRVVHLSCHHDFENEDWNLLRVLLFCGRFSKVEVPDEIYLKVSSNVSLVVSPLRTETWDLQI